A single Primulina eburnea isolate SZY01 chromosome 11, ASM2296580v1, whole genome shotgun sequence DNA region contains:
- the LOC140805540 gene encoding uncharacterized protein has product MDVDAREVVQSSEGFQRRVIFFHSQTSFFKYVRASFPFNQWGLDIMGTFPISRAQKKFILVAVEYFSKWAEVESLAKITENEVLKFLWKNTFCRFGLPRKLISNNDRQFERKKIMAWCREMKITQSFALVTYPQANGKTKVNNRVIIQALKARLQDI; this is encoded by the coding sequence ATGGATGTAGATGCCCGGGAGGTGGTCCAGTCTTCTGAAGGATTTCAACGTCGTGTTATTTTTTTCCACAGCCAGACCTCATTTTTTAAGTATGTTCGAGCATCTTTCCCTTTTAATCAATGGGGTCTGGATATTATGGGAACCTTCCCAATATCACGAGCCCAAAAGAAATTCATATTAGTTGCAGTTGAATACTTTTCTAAATGGGCAGAGGTCGAGTCCCTGGCCAAAATCACTGAAAATGAGGTATTAAAATTTTTGTGGAAGAACACATTTTGCAGATTCGGATTACCAAGAAAGTTAATATCTAATAACGACCGACAGTTCgaaaggaaaaaaattatgGCATGGTGTAGAGAAATGAAGATTACTCAGTCTTTTGCTTTAGTAACTTACCCTCAAGCTAATGGGAAAACGAAAGTCAATAACCGAGTAATCATTCAAGCTTTAAAGGCTAGGTTGCAAGATATTTGA